From Nitratidesulfovibrio vulgaris str. Hildenborough, a single genomic window includes:
- a CDS encoding iron-containing alcohol dehydrogenase encodes MKDFVYHNPTEVRFGRGVVASLGARVRAAGLSAVVVVAGGGAARRCGAFGDAVTSLEAAGVAWTPCEGVRPNPDLDGVLRAVQALRDAGAGGFVAVGGGSVMDTAKAAGVCALHDGDPWDHFTRRTTATAAVPVFTVPTLSGTGAEMNGTAVITNMAQQRKWSLRGPTPVAAFLDPVYQRDVPLALAVGCAVDAMTHVLEFAVAGTPCVDAKALDIPGGTYFMEETVLAQNEALLRSIIRSVEVLRRIPGDYAARASLAWAAGLGLCGLTGVGLGGGSWVSHALEHAVSGHFPQVPHGPALAVLFPCWMEEVASEHTPMFERLARNVWGVEGAVEGIRAMRATFDRWGAPRRLAAWGVGEDAIPGLVRAALEYPRPLGLAPERVERIFRSAL; translated from the coding sequence ATGAAGGATTTCGTCTATCATAACCCAACGGAAGTACGTTTCGGTCGGGGCGTGGTCGCGTCTCTCGGGGCACGTGTTCGCGCCGCGGGACTTTCGGCCGTTGTCGTCGTCGCGGGGGGCGGTGCTGCCCGTCGTTGCGGCGCATTCGGCGATGCGGTGACCTCTCTGGAGGCGGCGGGCGTAGCATGGACACCGTGCGAGGGGGTGCGTCCCAACCCCGACCTCGACGGCGTATTGCGTGCCGTACAGGCGTTGCGTGATGCGGGGGCCGGGGGCTTCGTCGCCGTGGGCGGCGGCAGCGTCATGGATACCGCCAAGGCTGCGGGTGTATGCGCCCTGCATGACGGAGACCCGTGGGACCACTTCACCCGTCGCACCACGGCGACCGCGGCGGTGCCGGTGTTCACCGTGCCCACCCTGTCAGGGACGGGGGCGGAGATGAACGGCACGGCCGTCATCACCAACATGGCGCAGCAGCGCAAATGGTCGCTGCGTGGCCCCACGCCGGTGGCGGCGTTCCTCGACCCGGTCTATCAGCGTGACGTACCCCTCGCGCTGGCGGTGGGCTGCGCCGTGGACGCCATGACGCACGTGCTGGAATTCGCGGTGGCGGGAACCCCCTGCGTGGATGCGAAGGCCCTCGATATCCCCGGTGGGACGTATTTCATGGAAGAGACGGTGCTGGCGCAGAACGAGGCGCTTCTCCGTTCCATCATCCGGTCGGTGGAGGTGTTGCGCCGCATACCCGGTGACTATGCGGCGCGGGCGTCGCTGGCGTGGGCTGCGGGCCTTGGCCTGTGCGGGCTGACCGGGGTGGGGCTTGGCGGCGGTTCGTGGGTCTCGCATGCCCTCGAACATGCGGTGAGCGGGCATTTCCCGCAGGTGCCCCACGGCCCTGCGCTGGCGGTGCTCTTCCCCTGCTGGATGGAGGAGGTCGCATCGGAGCACACTCCGATGTTCGAGCGCCTCGCACGGAACGTGTGGGGCGTGGAAGGCGCTGTGGAGGGCATCCGTGCCATGCGCGCCACCTTCGACCGCTGGGGTGCCCCGCGCCGTCTGGCCGCATGGGGCGTGGGCGAGGACGCCATCCCCGGTCTCGTCCGTGCCGCGCTGGAGTACCCCCGTCCGCTCGGCCTTGCCCCGGAACGGGTGGAGCGCATCTTCAGGAGCGCCCTGTAG
- the rlmN gene encoding 23S rRNA (adenine(2503)-C(2))-methyltransferase RlmN produces MTDILNLTYEELEAFMTAELGEPRFRARQVWQWLWQKCARSFDEMTNVSKATRARLAEKAVITWPEVETVQKSADGTTKFLLRLADGALVETVLIPSASREGTLRITQCLSCQVGCAMGCTFCSTGTMGFERNMTMGEILGQVLVARAHLGDSRPDHPILRNLVFMGMGEPLLNLNEVMRSLRTLNDEFGLSFSPRRITVSTCGIEKGLRELGESGLAFLAVSLHAPNQEIRKRIMPKAAHWHLDDLITALESYPLKTRERVTFEYLLLGGVNDGIEHARELVRLVSRTKGKLNLIVYNPAEGDPYDAPTPERILAFEQYLWSKNITAIIRKSKGQDIKAACGQLKASELQRGTASAGADAPEA; encoded by the coding sequence ATGACAGACATCCTCAACCTCACCTATGAAGAGCTTGAAGCCTTCATGACCGCTGAACTGGGCGAACCCCGGTTCCGTGCGCGTCAGGTATGGCAATGGCTGTGGCAGAAATGCGCCCGCAGCTTCGACGAGATGACCAACGTCTCCAAGGCGACCCGCGCCCGGCTGGCCGAAAAGGCCGTCATCACGTGGCCCGAGGTCGAGACCGTGCAGAAGAGTGCCGACGGCACGACCAAGTTCCTTCTGCGCCTCGCCGACGGTGCGCTGGTCGAGACGGTTCTCATCCCCAGCGCCTCACGCGAGGGCACGCTCCGCATCACCCAGTGCCTTTCGTGTCAGGTGGGTTGCGCCATGGGCTGCACCTTCTGCAGCACGGGCACCATGGGGTTCGAGCGCAACATGACCATGGGCGAGATACTGGGGCAGGTGCTCGTCGCACGCGCCCATCTCGGCGACTCGCGCCCCGACCACCCCATCCTGCGCAACCTCGTCTTCATGGGCATGGGCGAACCCCTGCTCAACCTCAACGAGGTCATGCGCTCGCTGCGCACACTCAACGACGAATTCGGCCTGTCGTTCTCGCCACGCCGCATCACCGTCTCCACCTGCGGCATCGAGAAGGGACTGCGTGAACTCGGCGAAAGCGGTCTCGCCTTCCTTGCCGTCTCGCTGCACGCGCCCAATCAGGAAATCCGCAAGCGCATCATGCCCAAGGCCGCGCACTGGCATCTCGACGACCTCATCACCGCGCTGGAGAGTTACCCCCTCAAGACGCGCGAACGTGTGACCTTCGAGTACCTTCTGCTGGGCGGGGTGAACGACGGCATCGAACATGCCCGTGAACTGGTGCGCCTCGTCTCCCGGACCAAGGGCAAGCTCAACCTCATCGTCTACAACCCCGCCGAGGGCGACCCCTACGACGCCCCCACGCCGGAACGCATTCTCGCCTTCGAGCAGTACCTGTGGTCGAAGAACATCACCGCCATCATCCGCAAGAGCAAGGGGCAGGACATCAAGGCCGCCTGCGGGCAGCTCAAGGCCTCCGAGTTGCAGCGCGGCACGGCATCCGCCGGGGCCGATGCCCCCGAGGCCTAG